From the Paenibacillus sp. FSL H8-0548 genome, one window contains:
- a CDS encoding cohesin domain-containing protein, producing the protein MKKIRRKVILSVMTSVALLLGSFPITTGTQVYGAEKETPVYGTYSSGTNNQWADLNTVVLGEDTGQTASVSITVDPTIRYQEYQGLGISIEETGISNLWKLSESAREDAIKKIVDPVEGAGIELFRITIGSSDAIEHLPFWSHNELPEGVTEDFDLEYFSIQKDMDAHIIEVIKLIQKYNPKAQFFASAWSAPAWMTTSNTFTGYVLPSPGGGTYQASKLRDECINVFAKYYVKFIQAYAEQGIDIFSITLLNEPGMDVVYPAMDISIEQQQKLALEIKKEFALAGLDTELWAHDFNFYDWRDPGSTQTKNYYRVFKDSNDGSIKGNDVLNAMDGIAFHPYWGSSSVMKDAALEFAGKSIHLTETNIFGSNTIIDYFKEYMNSYTGWVAITDQNGGTLHWTEERNNNLDWTKVNPRWPNRLITTNHNTGVVSYNSNFYTWGQFSKYLDQGAGKREGAVRVSSSGTQSNVSNVTFQNPDGEMVMIVRNGNTGGSGARTVKVSFMGKAFVQTLPAGSTATLRWYPESFSNGSSVVNGPDKIQAGETFILKYGLEGVSQNVLAHDVTVAYDADAVQFIGIVDPPLNANYKVLESVDDNGELRFIAVNLQDEDKNGELVELKFKASPTLHAKTAKFVVQTTVATDTEEYSLREANYSISIQAVDRGALSALIGEAQAFHDTATEGSRVSQYPVGSKLTLQTAINNAKAVHVKTDATDAELLSAFEQLNGALQTFKSLIKQPEAGNMSVGDLATVAKAYGKKQSDADWNQYSRLDYVKDGIIDIRDLVYIAKLILNA; encoded by the coding sequence TTGAAGAAAATTAGACGGAAGGTTATTTTATCGGTAATGACATCTGTAGCACTTTTACTTGGCAGTTTTCCTATCACTACTGGAACACAGGTTTATGGAGCAGAAAAGGAAACGCCAGTGTACGGAACGTACTCATCAGGTACTAACAATCAATGGGCAGATTTGAATACTGTCGTATTAGGAGAAGATACGGGACAAACTGCAAGCGTTTCCATTACGGTAGATCCTACGATTCGTTATCAGGAATATCAGGGTCTCGGCATCTCAATTGAGGAAACCGGTATTTCAAACCTATGGAAACTTAGTGAGAGCGCGCGTGAAGATGCAATTAAAAAGATTGTTGACCCTGTAGAGGGAGCGGGTATCGAGCTATTCCGAATTACGATTGGTAGCTCTGATGCAATAGAGCATCTGCCTTTTTGGTCGCATAATGAGCTTCCGGAAGGTGTGACGGAGGATTTCGATCTCGAGTATTTCTCTATTCAAAAAGATATGGATGCCCATATTATTGAAGTCATCAAATTAATTCAAAAGTATAATCCAAAAGCACAGTTTTTTGCTTCAGCATGGAGTGCGCCAGCATGGATGACCACCTCCAATACCTTTACAGGCTATGTGCTTCCGAGTCCAGGTGGCGGGACTTATCAAGCATCAAAGCTTCGTGATGAATGCATCAATGTTTTTGCTAAATATTATGTAAAGTTTATTCAGGCCTATGCAGAGCAAGGGATTGATATATTTTCCATTACATTATTGAATGAGCCGGGTATGGATGTGGTATATCCAGCAATGGACATCAGTATTGAACAACAGCAGAAATTAGCGCTAGAAATTAAGAAGGAATTTGCATTAGCCGGACTTGACACTGAGCTGTGGGCACACGATTTTAATTTCTATGATTGGAGAGATCCAGGAAGCACACAAACCAAAAATTATTATAGAGTTTTTAAAGATTCGAATGACGGAAGTATAAAAGGGAATGATGTTTTGAATGCGATGGATGGTATTGCTTTCCATCCCTATTGGGGCAGTTCCAGTGTGATGAAGGATGCTGCGCTGGAGTTTGCAGGAAAGAGTATTCATTTGACGGAGACCAATATATTTGGCTCTAATACAATTATTGATTATTTCAAAGAGTATATGAACAGCTACACGGGGTGGGTCGCCATTACTGACCAGAACGGTGGTACGCTGCATTGGACGGAAGAGAGAAATAACAACCTCGATTGGACTAAAGTAAATCCTAGATGGCCGAATCGCTTGATTACTACAAACCATAATACTGGTGTCGTATCTTACAATAGTAATTTCTACACCTGGGGACAGTTCTCCAAATATTTGGATCAAGGTGCTGGAAAACGTGAAGGTGCTGTCCGAGTGTCTTCTTCAGGCACACAGAGCAATGTATCTAACGTAACTTTTCAGAATCCTGATGGTGAAATGGTTATGATCGTGAGAAATGGCAATACAGGCGGCAGCGGCGCTCGTACTGTGAAAGTTAGCTTTATGGGCAAAGCCTTTGTACAAACCTTACCGGCGGGCTCAACAGCTACATTGCGCTGGTATCCTGAAAGCTTTAGCAATGGATCTTCTGTGGTAAACGGACCAGATAAAATCCAGGCTGGTGAAACATTCATACTGAAATACGGCTTGGAGGGTGTCAGCCAAAATGTGCTGGCGCATGACGTGACCGTTGCATATGATGCGGATGCCGTTCAATTTATCGGTATCGTTGACCCTCCTTTAAATGCAAATTATAAAGTGCTGGAATCTGTAGATGATAACGGTGAGCTGCGTTTTATTGCGGTCAATTTGCAAGACGAGGATAAAAACGGCGAGCTCGTGGAACTCAAATTCAAGGCGAGCCCGACTCTGCACGCAAAAACGGCAAAATTTGTTGTCCAAACGACTGTTGCTACCGATACGGAAGAATATTCGCTTAGAGAGGCAAACTATTCAATTAGCATTCAAGCTGTGGATCGCGGAGCGTTGTCAGCACTGATTGGAGAGGCGCAAGCGTTCCACGATACGGCAACCGAAGGATCACGCGTTAGTCAATATCCAGTTGGCTCGAAGCTAACACTCCAAACGGCGATTAACAATGCGAAGGCTGTGCATGTAAAAACAGATGCAACAGACGCAGAATTGCTGAGCGCATTCGAACAATTAAATGGAGCGTTACAGACTTTCAAATCATTAATTAAACAGCCGGAAGCCGGCAATATGTCTGTTGGAGATTTGGCGACGGTAGCGAAAGCGTACGGTAAAAAACAAAGCGATGCGGATTGGAATCAGTATTCTCGTCTTGATTATGTAAAAGATGGCATCATTGATATTCGAGATCTAGTGTATATTGCTAAACTAATACTAAACGCTTAA
- a CDS encoding YxcD family protein yields the protein MRIYTDEIINAICLNMAERRGVMPTDVEVQLSWEEEYGYTAEVWVKGRSQFIIEANILEAIEQYIFKQYNLRVFRSNITLDADEEFWADITE from the coding sequence GTGCGTATATATACAGATGAAATAATAAACGCAATCTGCCTTAACATGGCCGAGCGTCGCGGAGTAATGCCTACGGACGTGGAAGTGCAGCTCTCATGGGAAGAAGAATACGGGTATACAGCCGAAGTTTGGGTGAAAGGCCGCAGTCAGTTCATTATCGAGGCGAATATCCTTGAAGCTATCGAGCAGTATATTTTCAAACAATACAATCTTCGTGTGTTTCGTTCCAATATCACGCTAGATGCGGATGAGGAATTTTGGGCGGACATCACTGAATAA
- a CDS encoding ATP-binding protein, whose protein sequence is MINQLLIHLIIILFPIFIQQFFFSRKKNSDSMRYQILYGCLFGTSAVICMTVPFHVVGSFLSDLGSIPIIIAIMYSSGKYLPGIISMSIVVFYTIYLGGDSVVYSVIAFLLGVGPCFFFVKAFPSYIAIKRKVTCLLLSANSVILIYISLIVYIEANNYSLLYHNENIAVLIALAVASLIGMTISTLLKEHIFETDYLMMELERSEKLKIVSQIAASVAHEVRNPLTVVKGFLQLLLESADDKKKKYLTIALSELERAEYIITDYLNLAKPQTDHLELIEVSGFLGSIMEIMNSYSLIQNVEIKLNCNQRDLYLLADKPKLSQVLLNLIKNGVEAIPNTGEVLINAYSHHDVITIEIMDNGKGMSKENLDNLGTAFFTTKDTGTGLGILVTIRIVEALNGEIRFESEKGRGTKVTLRFPVAELEKKASLAALSK, encoded by the coding sequence ATGATAAACCAACTACTCATCCATCTTATTATCATATTGTTTCCGATTTTTATTCAACAGTTCTTTTTTTCACGCAAAAAAAATTCGGATAGCATGCGCTATCAGATCTTATATGGATGTTTGTTTGGTACTTCAGCTGTTATTTGTATGACCGTACCTTTTCATGTGGTTGGCAGCTTTCTAAGTGATCTTGGAAGCATTCCAATTATCATCGCAATTATGTATAGCTCAGGCAAGTATTTGCCTGGAATAATATCAATGAGCATTGTAGTATTTTACACGATTTATTTAGGCGGTGATTCTGTTGTCTATTCGGTGATCGCTTTTCTGCTTGGCGTGGGCCCCTGCTTCTTTTTTGTGAAAGCCTTTCCAAGTTATATTGCAATTAAGCGAAAGGTTACCTGTTTATTATTAAGTGCTAATTCTGTTATTTTAATATACATTAGTTTGATAGTATACATAGAAGCAAATAATTATTCACTTTTGTATCATAATGAAAATATAGCTGTCCTTATTGCGCTTGCTGTTGCTTCGTTAATTGGAATGACCATTTCTACATTGCTCAAAGAGCATATTTTTGAAACAGACTATCTAATGATGGAGCTGGAGCGTAGTGAGAAATTGAAGATCGTTAGTCAAATCGCAGCATCAGTCGCACATGAAGTTCGTAATCCATTGACAGTCGTCAAGGGGTTTTTACAGCTGCTCTTAGAATCTGCAGATGATAAGAAAAAAAAGTATTTGACCATTGCTTTATCGGAATTGGAAAGAGCGGAATATATCATTACCGATTATTTGAATTTAGCAAAGCCGCAGACCGATCATCTTGAGTTGATAGAGGTTTCCGGATTTCTAGGAAGTATAATGGAAATTATGAATTCCTATAGTTTAATCCAGAACGTGGAAATTAAACTAAACTGTAATCAAAGGGACCTCTATTTGCTTGCAGATAAGCCTAAGCTTTCTCAGGTGCTGTTGAATCTCATCAAAAATGGCGTCGAAGCCATTCCGAATACTGGTGAAGTGTTGATTAACGCTTATTCTCATCATGACGTTATTACTATTGAAATTATGGATAATGGGAAAGGAATGTCGAAGGAGAATTTGGATAACCTCGGAACAGCCTTCTTTACGACTAAGGATACGGGAACAGGCCTGGGTATTTTGGTAACGATTCGTATCGTCGAAGCATTGAATGGAGAAATTAGATTTGAGAGCGAAAAGGGGAGAGGGACTAAGGTCACCCTTCGTTTTCCTGTGGCAGAGCTTGAAAAAAAAGCATCCTTAGCTGCTTTATCGAAATGA
- a CDS encoding ATP-binding protein, with translation MTISKNKFKLMHVIYLIVLVLLLVVIRWNWHNQFSFTNSPTVQQGVLDLRGLEVEQLSAFRLDGEWLFYPGQWLSASNIDDASGGQMLQVPGNWKAAFATGDKEAYGYGTYYLRILLDRPLSTPLSFWFQSIYSASEVEVNGTILSQFGELSEGREGHVSGNKSFLISYIEMDQNELKLFVRASNYETPMKGGIIRSTLAGPQDEVDKIYWNSIGLQLVVCGFLLLHALYLFIIYLMNVRKTELIIFFLLMVVSAVTIAVEHNGLLFRLINADFIWTLKLKAYSYIWFSFFLLLMGRVLIGTQRKGVAFYSYLCSLIAYSLFVAIGPAKMILYSIENGFFMIFYYVPLFWTAFYFMKMVFNRVDGAFFLLFSVICIISNILWAYVYYAGTSQFMFYPIELIAAITSFSAHWFRRYYYNSHQNEQLNAQLAEANRLKDRFLANTSHELRTPLHGIMNIAQSVLNKQKHVLDGESQRDMELLIMVSRRMSLMLNDLLDVVRLQDKRITVNMKAVKLQSLAIGVLDMLRFLTEGTKVELRMSIEDNLPQVYADEERLVQILINLVHNALKYTEEGSVELAAKQDKGHVWLYVKDTGVGMDDVLQKRVFKPYEQGAFGGGGIGLGLSICKDLVELHGDELKLQSQPGVGSVFSFKLSVLEVNTQSQLSVDHTEQQMDPLASASAQMTIDTIAMVAAGYQMKEVQHISTISTSVDRFRVLAVDDDPVNLKVLTHILSNETYHIEAAYSGREALEKLQAEQWDLVISDVMMPGLSGYELTRLIRERFTLYELPIILLTARGEPEDIYAGFLAGANDYVTKPVDALELKYRVWSLSSMKQAINDRLRMEAAYLQAQIHPHFLFNTLNSILALGDIDTDKMRELAGAFTTYLRISFDFLTAGKLVSLSRELQLVENYLFIEQQRFEERLQIEWELGPNIEIQMPPLTIQPLVENAVRHGILSKAEGGTLRIRIQKQADAIHFVVADTGIGMDEEQISKLLSPEDKKDRGIGLLNTHSRLNQLYGQGLHFQSKPGEGTTVSFTIPLSTKRVV, from the coding sequence AACAACTAAGCGCTTTTCGGCTGGATGGGGAGTGGCTGTTTTACCCCGGACAATGGTTGAGTGCTTCTAATATCGACGATGCATCTGGTGGACAAATGCTGCAGGTGCCAGGAAACTGGAAAGCTGCATTTGCTACTGGAGACAAAGAGGCATACGGTTACGGAACCTATTATTTGCGAATTTTGCTGGATCGGCCATTGTCGACGCCGCTTAGTTTTTGGTTTCAATCGATTTATAGCGCTTCTGAGGTAGAGGTTAACGGCACGATTCTTTCCCAATTCGGTGAGTTATCTGAGGGGAGAGAAGGGCATGTTTCTGGGAATAAATCATTCCTGATTAGTTATATAGAGATGGATCAAAACGAGCTGAAACTTTTTGTTCGAGCTTCAAACTATGAAACTCCAATGAAAGGCGGCATCATTCGATCCACACTGGCTGGCCCTCAGGATGAAGTAGATAAGATATACTGGAATTCTATCGGTTTGCAGCTTGTCGTATGTGGTTTTCTTCTGCTGCATGCATTATATTTATTTATTATTTATTTGATGAATGTAAGAAAAACAGAGTTAATTATTTTTTTCCTGCTAATGGTCGTATCAGCAGTGACGATTGCTGTTGAACATAATGGGCTTTTATTCCGGTTGATTAATGCCGATTTCATATGGACGTTGAAGCTGAAGGCCTATTCATACATATGGTTTTCCTTTTTTCTTTTGCTAATGGGTAGGGTGCTTATTGGTACTCAACGTAAAGGCGTTGCCTTTTATAGTTATTTGTGCTCGCTCATCGCTTATTCTCTATTTGTCGCCATAGGTCCAGCAAAGATGATCCTCTATTCCATTGAGAATGGTTTCTTCATGATCTTTTATTACGTTCCCTTGTTCTGGACAGCGTTTTATTTTATGAAAATGGTATTCAATAGGGTCGATGGTGCTTTTTTCCTATTATTCTCTGTGATATGTATCATTAGTAATATTTTGTGGGCGTATGTGTATTACGCTGGAACCTCGCAATTCATGTTTTATCCCATAGAGCTGATTGCTGCAATTACGAGTTTCAGTGCGCATTGGTTTAGAAGATATTATTATAATTCACATCAAAATGAGCAGCTCAACGCTCAGCTTGCTGAGGCTAACCGATTAAAGGATCGTTTCCTGGCCAATACATCGCATGAACTACGAACGCCGCTGCACGGTATTATGAACATTGCTCAAAGCGTATTAAACAAGCAAAAGCATGTTCTCGATGGGGAAAGTCAACGCGACATGGAGCTGCTTATTATGGTCAGTCGCCGGATGTCGCTTATGCTGAATGACCTGCTGGATGTCGTGAGATTACAGGATAAGCGTATTACGGTGAATATGAAGGCGGTGAAGCTGCAATCTTTGGCTATCGGTGTTTTGGATATGCTGAGATTTTTGACTGAGGGTACCAAGGTCGAGCTTCGCATGAGCATCGAGGATAATTTGCCGCAAGTCTATGCAGATGAAGAGCGCTTAGTGCAAATTTTAATTAATTTGGTACATAATGCGCTTAAGTATACAGAAGAAGGAAGCGTTGAACTGGCAGCGAAGCAAGATAAAGGACATGTATGGCTGTATGTTAAGGATACGGGAGTAGGTATGGATGATGTTTTGCAAAAGCGTGTATTTAAGCCATATGAGCAAGGGGCATTTGGCGGCGGAGGCATCGGCCTGGGACTAAGTATTTGCAAGGATCTGGTTGAATTGCATGGAGATGAGTTGAAGCTGCAATCTCAGCCAGGCGTAGGCAGCGTGTTCAGCTTCAAATTGTCTGTGTTGGAGGTTAATACGCAGTCACAGCTTTCGGTTGATCATACAGAGCAGCAGATGGACCCACTCGCGTCTGCCAGCGCACAAATGACAATAGACACGATTGCTATGGTGGCAGCTGGCTATCAAATGAAGGAAGTTCAGCATATCTCGACGATCTCAACTAGCGTCGATCGATTTCGTGTACTGGCAGTCGATGATGATCCGGTTAATTTAAAGGTATTAACTCATATTTTATCAAATGAGACTTATCATATCGAGGCAGCCTATTCCGGACGGGAAGCGTTGGAGAAACTGCAAGCTGAGCAGTGGGATCTTGTTATTTCTGATGTGATGATGCCTGGTTTATCGGGGTACGAATTAACAAGGTTAATTCGTGAACGCTTTACTCTGTATGAGCTGCCCATTATTTTACTGACAGCTCGTGGTGAACCAGAAGATATCTATGCAGGCTTTCTAGCCGGAGCGAACGATTATGTTACTAAACCTGTTGATGCATTGGAATTAAAGTATCGCGTCTGGTCGCTCTCTTCCATGAAGCAAGCGATCAATGATCGCTTGCGCATGGAGGCAGCCTATCTGCAAGCTCAGATCCATCCGCATTTTCTTTTTAATACGTTGAATTCGATTCTAGCACTCGGTGACATTGACACGGACAAGATGAGGGAGCTTGCTGGCGCATTCACTACGTATCTGCGTATCAGCTTTGACTTTTTAACTGCAGGCAAGCTGGTATCATTGTCGCGGGAGCTCCAGCTTGTGGAAAACTACTTATTTATCGAGCAGCAGCGTTTTGAAGAGAGATTGCAAATTGAATGGGAATTGGGCCCGAATATTGAAATCCAGATGCCTCCGCTTACGATTCAGCCGCTAGTAGAAAATGCGGTCCGTCACGGTATTTTAAGCAAGGCAGAGGGTGGAACGCTCCGTATTCGTATTCAGAAGCAAGCAGATGCCATCCATTTTGTTGTCGCTGATACGGGAATTGGCATGGATGAAGAGCAGATTAGCAAGCTGTTAAGTCCCGAAGATAAGAAGGACCGTGGAATTGGACTACTTAACACCCACAGTCGATTGAACCAATTGTATGGGCAAGGATTACATTTTCAAAGCAAGCCGGGGGAAGGTACAACGGTATCGTTCACGATTCCATTGTCGACAAAGAGAGTCGTTTAA